From a region of the Butyrivibrio sp. AE3004 genome:
- a CDS encoding fibronectin type III domain-containing protein: MNHYCHRLLLYVTAIFSLCIFLSPLRAKAYDNTMFVVNATDTTLTIDWSQAAKDEKDETIANGATSFSYEYFKLSYGENPCDMNYVRNDAPKTDIPTSQTQYTIKNLKPGTDYFISVSWKSKYSGPNYGGNGWHNFQLNNAYTTKTEDKTAKLLGTTGTTASVDFRELLREVEINSLAEGKSPSSFDVTVGYADQGSGKDAAMKKAKEIAGKKYYRLTTNQGSYTMRGLTPGHSYTFVAAVRFSYSEKNGQSYKYKNDFRYFTLSDIKTKSTDDSQIYPNVPAKTTLDKRKDPVVGNKYLSNITSFGDSVAFVTKSGKDSITVDWSDQKDASMVIRAGQGESKICLVCVEEAQYDPYKDREDNGPNKNFGPNAREAVKRIDSKNKITVDPSQKSYTFTGLKPATRYLVMMKCSYKKTNSRCDLIYPFKTGIMTEGGLTDSQVRTQVEKNLVKAYMYDGTVTRDGSEAYLDWSGALAGFYGQTAFNNHYAQLTQSGTYGQGAKIGYAELPKNYSANDVKASYTKALAMAGNSDYTALVVNYPYTNTRIYGLKADSKYVFAIKFDSIWYNYGNSSTYKDVIYIDETGTNFQKAIATKTTYDGHSVSGSTGNNSGKSGGSGSNGNNSGYNYSGNNNSDKNSQKEQSNEGAGNKQGSTNNGSAAPAIGTPGNTTGDPGKADKNWKLANKKKSNKAWIYYDKNKLSARALKKKAQTVTFRIENSKGKIKVKDLSADNGNTSIKIKGRNVTVKFKKGAPKGTYKFSVTVGAKGKIKKTTDTIKIKVK; encoded by the coding sequence ATGAATCATTATTGTCACAGGTTGTTACTGTATGTAACAGCTATCTTTAGTCTGTGCATCTTTTTGTCTCCGCTTAGAGCAAAAGCATATGACAACACAATGTTTGTAGTTAATGCTACAGACACCACTCTTACCATTGACTGGAGTCAGGCAGCAAAGGATGAAAAGGACGAAACTATTGCAAATGGAGCCACATCCTTTAGCTACGAGTATTTCAAACTCAGCTATGGTGAAAATCCATGCGATATGAACTATGTAAGAAACGATGCACCGAAAACCGATATTCCGACATCACAGACACAGTACACAATCAAAAATCTTAAGCCGGGTACGGATTATTTTATTTCCGTGAGCTGGAAGAGTAAGTATTCAGGTCCCAATTACGGGGGAAATGGTTGGCACAATTTCCAGTTAAACAATGCCTACACAACAAAGACTGAGGATAAGACCGCAAAGCTTCTCGGAACAACAGGAACTACTGCTTCTGTGGATTTCAGGGAACTGCTTAGAGAGGTTGAAATCAATAGTCTTGCTGAGGGAAAATCTCCCAGCTCTTTTGATGTAACTGTAGGCTATGCCGATCAGGGAAGCGGTAAAGACGCTGCGATGAAAAAGGCAAAAGAAATTGCAGGAAAAAAATACTACAGACTTACAACAAATCAGGGAAGCTATACAATGAGAGGCTTAACGCCCGGACATTCCTATACATTTGTTGCTGCAGTCAGATTTAGCTACAGTGAAAAGAATGGTCAAAGCTATAAGTATAAAAACGATTTCAGATATTTTACCTTATCTGATATAAAAACAAAGAGTACGGATGATTCTCAAATTTATCCGAATGTACCGGCAAAAACCACTCTTGATAAGCGTAAGGATCCCGTTGTCGGAAACAAATATCTGTCAAATATTACCAGCTTCGGTGATTCGGTTGCTTTTGTAACCAAATCCGGAAAAGACTCGATCACAGTAGATTGGTCAGACCAGAAGGATGCATCTATGGTTATAAGAGCGGGACAGGGTGAATCTAAGATATGTCTGGTATGCGTGGAAGAAGCGCAGTATGATCCCTATAAGGACAGGGAGGATAACGGTCCAAACAAAAACTTTGGTCCAAATGCCAGAGAGGCAGTTAAAAGGATAGATTCAAAGAACAAGATAACCGTAGATCCCTCTCAGAAAAGCTATACCTTTACAGGTCTTAAGCCTGCTACACGTTACCTGGTTATGATGAAGTGTAGCTATAAGAAGACAAATTCAAGATGCGACCTGATATATCCTTTCAAGACCGGCATCATGACAGAAGGTGGGTTAACTGACAGTCAGGTACGTACTCAGGTTGAAAAGAATTTAGTAAAAGCATACATGTATGACGGAACAGTTACGAGAGATGGTAGTGAAGCATACCTTGACTGGTCAGGAGCTCTTGCAGGCTTCTATGGTCAGACTGCCTTTAACAACCATTATGCTCAGCTTACTCAGTCAGGTACCTATGGTCAGGGAGCAAAAATAGGTTATGCAGAACTTCCGAAAAACTACTCTGCAAACGATGTAAAGGCAAGCTATACAAAGGCTCTTGCTATGGCAGGAAACAGTGATTACACAGCACTCGTAGTAAATTATCCTTATACCAATACCAGAATATATGGTCTTAAGGCTGATTCTAAGTATGTATTTGCTATTAAATTTGATTCAATATGGTACAACTACGGAAACAGCAGTACCTACAAAGACGTTATTTATATAGACGAGACTGGTACCAATTTCCAGAAAGCTATAGCAACAAAGACAACATATGACGGACATAGTGTGAGCGGCAGTACAGGAAATAACTCCGGAAAATCAGGTGGATCTGGCAGCAATGGTAATAATTCAGGATATAACTATTCCGGAAACAATAATTCAGATAAAAACAGTCAGAAGGAACAGTCAAATGAAGGAGCAGGTAATAAGCAGGGTAGCACTAATAACGGCTCCGCAGCTCCTGCAATAGGTACACCCGGTAATACGACAGGGGACCCTGGCAAAGCTGATAAAAACTGGAAACTTGCCAATAAGAAAAAGAGCAATAAAGCCTGGATTTATTACGATAAGAACAAACTGTCTGCAAGAGCATTAAAGAAAAAGGCTCAGACAGTAACCTTCAGAATCGAAAACTCTAAGGGTAAGATAAAAGTGAAGGATCTTTCCGCAGACAATGGCAACACTTCAATTAAGATTAAGGGAAGAAATGTGACTGTTAAGTTTAAGAAGGGTGCACCGAAGGGAACCTACAAATTTAGCGTAACAGTAGGAGCTAAGGGCAAGATCAAAAAAACAACAGACACGATTAAAATAAAAGTAAAATAA
- a CDS encoding ABC transporter ATP-binding protein: MVKKILGELHEFKLPSVLTPVCMVGEVIAEMIIPILMGRLVDLGINGADMNYIIRTGMLMIVVALFGLAAGVGGAVYGSRASTGLARNLRKKMFDNIQTFSFANIDKFSSSGLVTRLTTDVTNIQNSYQMILRMAMRAPASMIIAMIMSFVISPKLASIYLIAVICLGIIIIIIMNNATKYFREVFEKYDKLNESVQENVSAIRVVKAYVREEYENHKFKTAALNIYEMFVRAEKVVTLNGPIMTGTVYTCILLISWIGAHMIVAGELSTGAMMSLLTYCMNILMSLMMLSMIFVMITMSQASAKRIVEVMDEKTSIGNPVNPVMDVKDGSISFEHVIFSYNTDSEEPVLKDINLEIKSGETVGIIGGTGSAKSSLVNLISRLYDVNEGSVKVGGVDVRQYDLDALRNQVSVVLQKNVLFSGTIYENLRWGDKNATDEEVRRACTLACADEFIEKMPDGYDTYIEQGGTNVSGGQRQRLCIARALLKKPRILILDDSTSAVDTATDAKIRKAFAEEIPNTTKIIIAQRISSVQDCDRIIVMDDGRVDGFDTHENLIKTNTIYREVYESQVGSSGDADFDELK; encoded by the coding sequence ATGGTAAAGAAAATACTTGGGGAGTTGCATGAATTTAAACTTCCAAGCGTACTTACACCTGTTTGTATGGTCGGTGAGGTTATTGCAGAAATGATAATCCCGATTCTTATGGGCCGATTAGTCGATCTTGGAATAAACGGAGCTGATATGAATTACATAATCAGAACAGGCATGCTGATGATAGTGGTGGCCCTGTTTGGACTTGCTGCCGGTGTCGGAGGTGCTGTATACGGCTCAAGGGCTTCGACAGGTCTTGCAAGGAATCTTAGAAAGAAGATGTTTGATAATATACAGACATTTTCCTTTGCAAACATTGATAAGTTTTCATCTTCTGGACTTGTAACAAGACTGACAACTGATGTTACAAATATCCAGAACTCTTATCAGATGATCCTGAGAATGGCAATGAGAGCACCTGCTTCAATGATAATTGCGATGATAATGTCATTTGTGATCAGTCCGAAACTGGCAAGCATATATCTTATTGCGGTAATCTGCCTTGGAATAATAATCATAATTATTATGAACAATGCTACAAAGTATTTCCGCGAAGTTTTTGAGAAGTATGACAAGCTAAATGAGAGTGTTCAGGAAAATGTATCAGCAATAAGAGTTGTAAAAGCCTATGTTCGTGAGGAGTATGAGAACCACAAATTTAAAACAGCTGCTTTGAACATATATGAAATGTTCGTCAGAGCTGAGAAGGTCGTGACACTTAACGGACCTATCATGACAGGTACGGTTTATACCTGCATCCTTCTTATCAGCTGGATCGGTGCTCACATGATCGTGGCAGGAGAGCTTTCCACAGGTGCAATGATGAGTCTTCTCACATACTGCATGAATATCCTGATGAGTCTTATGATGCTTTCCATGATATTTGTTATGATCACAATGTCACAGGCAAGCGCAAAGCGTATCGTTGAAGTTATGGATGAAAAGACAAGCATCGGCAATCCCGTGAATCCTGTAATGGATGTTAAGGATGGAAGCATTTCTTTTGAGCATGTTATTTTTTCATATAATACAGACAGTGAAGAGCCTGTGCTTAAGGACATCAACCTTGAGATTAAATCAGGAGAGACTGTCGGAATTATCGGAGGAACCGGTTCAGCAAAGTCATCACTTGTTAATCTTATAAGCAGACTTTACGATGTAAACGAAGGCAGCGTTAAGGTAGGCGGAGTTGATGTTAGACAGTATGATCTGGATGCTCTTAGAAATCAGGTTTCAGTAGTACTTCAGAAGAATGTTCTTTTCAGTGGAACAATTTATGAAAACCTCAGATGGGGCGATAAGAATGCAACCGATGAGGAAGTAAGAAGGGCGTGTACACTTGCCTGCGCAGATGAATTCATTGAAAAAATGCCTGATGGCTACGATACATATATAGAGCAGGGCGGAACAAACGTATCCGGCGGACAAAGGCAGAGACTTTGTATCGCAAGAGCACTTCTTAAAAAGCCCAGAATTCTTATACTTGATGACTCTACAAGCGCTGTTGACACAGCTACCGATGCAAAGATCAGAAAAGCTTTTGCTGAAGAGATACCAAATACCACAAAGATTATTATTGCACAGAGAATATCGAGTGTTCAGGACTGTGACCGCATTATCGTAATGGACGATGGACGTGTTGACGGCTTTGATACACATGAAAATCTCATTAAGACCAATACGATTTACAGAGAGGTTTACGAATCTCAGGTAGGCAGCAGTGGTGATGCAGACTTTGATGAACTTAAGTAA
- a CDS encoding diguanylate cyclase: MPNKANFDIRSLRKENKMIIEYFQKCKPAIEENNRYMLRKSCMYISMVLIVMIVVAKLLVPGFKISLAHYLLLPLLGVFFLINLYTKKKKIMPSVMTNVLCLTFYFILFILFIFRDMTSEPGWPAMWFPLYLVVFPTVYIARMYRYGIFEFVLVTIFCICSYFYKSPEIFERGIYLALASYVLSMLGAHIILEVRSQEGLAFEELTKISTIDKLTYLMNKGALLSSISTYFERRRPGEPCGMCIIDVDNFKQVNDNFGHNIGDQLLSNIGDLLRKSFRNSDFIGRFGGDEFIVFMPGLARLDLVEMRCRSLQMMLTDLNLGTGTTFSLSIGAIIDTGDHPMSEVFRMADDALYQSKLMGKNCVSAWVVPQTETYDKPLILLACPEASQRAPYFVKMQSEYYSIIMTHSGDTALTYLSQYHDIIRLVIVDLDIERISGEQVVHYIKDRAGFNHIPVIAVASDETSFIEARGAGADRVFFSNDNPTIFISAINTLINTSSANKDSL; the protein is encoded by the coding sequence ATGCCAAATAAAGCAAATTTTGATATTCGAAGTCTGAGAAAAGAAAATAAAATGATTATCGAATATTTTCAAAAATGCAAACCTGCCATCGAAGAAAACAACAGGTATATGCTCCGTAAATCCTGTATGTATATTTCAATGGTCCTTATTGTCATGATTGTTGTGGCAAAGCTTCTTGTGCCCGGCTTTAAAATAAGCCTCGCGCATTATTTACTTTTGCCTCTGCTTGGAGTTTTCTTCCTGATCAATCTTTATACAAAAAAAAAGAAAATCATGCCTTCAGTCATGACTAATGTTTTGTGTCTTACGTTTTATTTCATTCTGTTCATTCTCTTTATCTTCAGAGATATGACATCAGAACCCGGCTGGCCAGCCATGTGGTTTCCGCTGTATCTTGTTGTTTTCCCGACGGTATACATCGCAAGAATGTACAGATATGGCATTTTTGAATTTGTACTGGTCACAATTTTTTGTATATGCTCGTATTTTTATAAATCGCCGGAGATTTTCGAAAGAGGCATTTACTTGGCACTTGCTTCTTACGTTTTATCAATGCTTGGCGCTCATATCATTCTGGAAGTGCGCTCTCAGGAGGGGCTTGCATTTGAGGAACTGACAAAAATAAGTACAATTGATAAACTTACTTATCTTATGAACAAAGGTGCTCTTTTGTCCTCAATCAGCACCTATTTTGAAAGAAGACGCCCGGGTGAACCCTGCGGTATGTGTATTATTGATGTAGATAATTTCAAACAGGTTAATGATAATTTCGGACACAATATCGGGGATCAGCTCCTTTCAAACATAGGTGATCTACTTAGAAAAAGCTTTCGCAATTCAGATTTTATCGGTCGTTTTGGCGGTGATGAATTTATAGTTTTCATGCCCGGACTTGCAAGACTCGACTTAGTAGAAATGCGATGCAGAAGTTTGCAGATGATGCTCACTGATCTTAATCTCGGAACAGGCACCACCTTTTCTTTAAGTATTGGTGCCATTATTGACACCGGCGATCATCCCATGAGTGAAGTATTCAGAATGGCCGACGATGCATTGTATCAATCAAAGCTAATGGGAAAAAACTGCGTGAGCGCATGGGTAGTTCCACAAACAGAAACCTATGACAAGCCTCTCATTCTTCTTGCATGTCCCGAAGCAAGTCAAAGAGCTCCCTATTTTGTAAAAATGCAAAGTGAGTATTATTCCATCATAATGACACATAGCGGTGATACTGCATTAACATATCTTAGCCAGTACCATGACATTATCCGTCTGGTAATTGTTGACCTTGATATTGAAAGAATCTCAGGCGAACAGGTCGTACACTATATCAAGGATCGTGCAGGCTTTAATCATATACCCGTCATCGCCGTTGCATCTGATGAGACCTCTTTTATTGAAGCTCGTGGTGCGGGGGCTGACAGAGTATTCTTCTCAAATGACAATCCCACTATATTTATATCTGCTATTAACACACTTATTAACACTTCTTCCGCAAACAAGGATTCTTTATGA
- a CDS encoding ABC transporter ATP-binding protein, which translates to MAEEKVKEVRGPGNRHMRGGPKPKIKNPGKLFTRLMSYVLKNYAIHLFIVVISIILAVVASVQGTLFTKTLIDSYITPLMGQANPDYGPLAKAIGNVIIFYAIGVVASFVQARLMIYVGQGTLRNLRIELFEHMESLPIKYFDTHAHGDIMSIYTNDIDTLRQMISMSLPQLLNSAITIVSVFVSMLVLSIPLTIVTIAMVGVTLLVTAKATKASGKNFVDQQRNIGTLNGYIEEIMTGQKVVKVFCHEDEAIAKFNELNEELYQSAYKANAISNTLAPINAQIGNLSYVICAIVGGAIALNQYFGFTVGGLASFLTFNKSFSMPINQVSMQFNSIIMALAGAERIFALLDEKPETDDGYVMLVNAKEENGEIVESKEFTGHWAWKHYHKAEGTTTYQPMEGDVTFNDVDFGYTDEKIVLHNILLHAKPGQKIALVGSTGAGKTTITNLINRFYDIQDGKIRYDNINVNKIKKADLRRSLGMVLQDTHLFTGTVAENIRYGKLDATDEEVKAAAKLANAHSFIKRLPEGYNTMLTGDGANLSQGQRQLLAIARAAIANPPVLILDEATSSIDTRTEKIVQDGMDKLMHGRTTFVIAHRLSTVKNSDCIVVLEQGRIVEMGTHEELLELKQRYYQLYTGNKPEMVSA; encoded by the coding sequence ATGGCAGAAGAAAAGGTTAAAGAGGTACGAGGCCCCGGAAACCGACATATGAGAGGCGGCCCAAAACCAAAGATAAAAAATCCCGGAAAACTTTTTACAAGACTAATGTCGTATGTTTTGAAAAACTACGCAATACATCTTTTTATCGTAGTGATCAGTATAATTCTTGCGGTTGTGGCAAGCGTTCAGGGAACATTGTTTACAAAGACGCTGATTGACAGTTACATCACACCTCTTATGGGGCAGGCAAATCCTGACTATGGTCCGTTGGCAAAAGCAATCGGTAATGTGATCATATTTTATGCAATAGGCGTTGTTGCTTCCTTTGTCCAGGCAAGACTTATGATCTATGTTGGTCAGGGAACACTCAGAAATCTCAGAATAGAGCTTTTTGAGCACATGGAGTCACTTCCGATAAAATACTTTGATACACATGCACATGGCGATATCATGTCAATCTACACAAACGATATTGATACCTTGAGACAGATGATCAGCATGAGCTTGCCACAGCTGTTAAACAGTGCCATCACTATCGTAAGCGTATTTGTATCCATGCTGGTGCTCAGTATACCGCTTACGATCGTGACTATAGCAATGGTAGGAGTTACACTTCTTGTTACTGCAAAGGCTACCAAGGCATCAGGTAAGAACTTCGTTGATCAGCAGAGAAACATCGGAACGCTGAACGGTTACATTGAGGAAATAATGACAGGACAGAAGGTAGTAAAAGTGTTCTGCCATGAAGATGAAGCTATTGCAAAATTCAATGAACTGAATGAGGAGCTTTATCAGAGTGCTTACAAGGCTAATGCAATTTCAAATACCCTGGCACCTATTAACGCACAGATCGGTAACCTCAGCTATGTTATCTGCGCTATCGTAGGTGGTGCCATAGCGCTTAACCAGTACTTTGGTTTTACGGTCGGCGGACTTGCAAGCTTCCTTACCTTTAACAAGAGCTTTTCAATGCCAATAAACCAGGTTTCCATGCAGTTTAACAGTATTATCATGGCGCTTGCGGGAGCTGAGAGAATTTTTGCTCTTCTCGATGAAAAGCCGGAGACTGATGACGGTTACGTTATGCTTGTAAATGCAAAAGAAGAGAACGGAGAGATTGTAGAATCCAAGGAGTTCACAGGTCACTGGGCATGGAAGCATTATCATAAGGCAGAGGGAACAACCACATATCAGCCTATGGAGGGTGATGTTACCTTTAATGATGTTGACTTTGGATATACGGATGAAAAGATTGTTCTTCACAATATTCTTCTTCATGCAAAACCGGGTCAGAAGATTGCACTTGTAGGATCAACAGGTGCAGGAAAGACAACTATCACAAACCTGATCAACCGATTCTATGATATTCAGGACGGTAAGATCAGATATGATAACATCAATGTAAACAAGATTAAAAAGGCTGACCTTAGAAGATCCCTCGGTATGGTGCTGCAGGACACTCATCTGTTTACAGGAACTGTTGCCGAGAATATCCGATATGGTAAGCTTGATGCAACAGATGAAGAGGTTAAGGCAGCAGCTAAGCTTGCAAATGCGCACAGCTTTATAAAGCGTCTACCTGAAGGCTATAACACCATGCTCACAGGAGACGGTGCAAACCTGTCACAGGGACAGCGTCAGCTCCTTGCAATTGCCCGAGCAGCAATAGCAAATCCGCCGGTTCTTATTCTTGATGAGGCTACAAGCTCGATTGATACCAGAACAGAGAAGATTGTTCAGGATGGTATGGACAAGCTGATGCATGGACGTACGACCTTTGTTATTGCTCACCGTCTTTCAACTGTTAAGAATTCGGATTGTATAGTAGTTTTAGAGCAGGGCAGAATAGTAGAGATGGGAACTCACGAAGAACTTCTTGAACTTAAACAGCGTTATTATCAGTTATATACAGGCAATAAGCCTGAGATGGTTTCGGCATAA
- a CDS encoding DUF6465 family protein, which yields MARKSSVERAVKATGGFSTAQKNIVVQYNNTDHRMDDILEQIRADVLSKNISESDISKVDVYVKPEDHKVFYVVNDEINGSIDF from the coding sequence ATGGCAAGAAAAAGTAGCGTTGAGAGGGCTGTTAAGGCTACAGGAGGCTTTTCAACAGCACAGAAAAACATTGTTGTTCAGTACAATAACACCGATCACAGAATGGATGATATTTTGGAGCAGATAAGAGCTGATGTCCTTTCAAAGAATATCAGCGAATCAGATATTTCCAAGGTTGATGTGTATGTTAAGCCTGAAGATCACAAGGTTTTCTATGTTGTTAACGATGAGATCAACGGCAGTATTGATTTCTAA
- a CDS encoding DUF4317 domain-containing protein: MNKAEVLEIRKQFTPDRCTIDRICGCYVDGEKNKKLVFKKAFGSIPEEEMFKYLDIFKHTLSGVFGKSLINLEFPIDQEQEGGTQEFLLRLRDSHLEDDALIDEFYDKVIPNYFAEENYLIILVHAIYDIPGMTRDGIEMEDASENIYDYMLCSICPVKLSKAGLGYNEKTNEIEDRYRDWVVDGPAKGFLFPAFIERNADIHNMLYFTKKQEDLQPEFIEALFGGRAPMSAPDQKNLFQALVENTIGEEADYDVMRNIHENLNTMLEDHEEDEVHFELSKEDVKHLLSDSGVPEDRMDYFDHNYQEIVGEVDQPLLVTNIANTRKFDIEAPNVVIKVKPDRADLVESRIIDGRQCLVIEVDDHIEVNGVNVRTFIK; the protein is encoded by the coding sequence ATGAATAAAGCAGAAGTATTAGAAATCAGAAAACAATTCACACCCGACAGATGCACGATAGATCGCATTTGCGGGTGTTATGTTGATGGGGAGAAAAACAAAAAGCTTGTTTTTAAAAAGGCATTTGGAAGTATCCCCGAAGAAGAGATGTTCAAATATCTTGACATCTTTAAGCACACACTTTCAGGTGTTTTTGGAAAAAGTCTTATAAATCTGGAATTTCCCATCGATCAGGAACAAGAAGGCGGAACACAGGAATTTCTCCTTCGCCTTAGAGATTCTCATTTAGAGGATGATGCTCTTATTGATGAATTCTATGATAAGGTAATACCAAACTATTTTGCTGAAGAGAACTATTTAATAATCCTTGTTCATGCAATTTATGACATACCCGGAATGACACGTGACGGAATAGAGATGGAGGATGCATCAGAGAATATTTACGATTACATGCTCTGCAGTATTTGCCCCGTCAAGCTGTCAAAGGCAGGTCTTGGCTATAATGAAAAAACTAATGAAATAGAAGACAGATATCGCGACTGGGTTGTTGACGGACCCGCCAAAGGATTCCTGTTCCCTGCATTTATAGAGAGAAATGCCGATATTCATAATATGCTATATTTCACCAAGAAACAGGAAGATCTTCAGCCTGAATTCATAGAAGCACTTTTTGGCGGAAGAGCACCCATGTCAGCCCCCGATCAGAAAAATCTTTTCCAGGCACTTGTGGAGAATACTATCGGTGAGGAAGCAGACTATGATGTTATGAGGAATATTCATGAAAATCTGAACACCATGCTTGAGGATCACGAAGAGGATGAGGTTCACTTTGAACTTTCAAAAGAAGATGTAAAGCATCTGCTTAGTGACAGTGGTGTTCCGGAAGATAGAATGGATTATTTTGATCATAACTATCAGGAGATAGTGGGAGAAGTTGATCAGCCCCTTCTTGTCACAAACATAGCAAATACCAGAAAATTTGATATTGAGGCACCGAATGTGGTCATAAAGGTTAAACCCGACAGAGCAGATCTTGTGGAATCAAGGATCATAGACGGTCGTCAGTGCCTCGTTATAGAAGTGGATGACCATATAGAAGTAAACGGAGTAAATGTTCGTACATTTATTAAATAA
- a CDS encoding DUF4860 domain-containing protein, whose translation MKRDYKGRHTVDMLFVIALLFLFAMGALMLIALGSSIYRRGVDTLSGNYDRRTAYAYITEKLRQCDKQGNISTDIFNKSGALRIDTIEGDVAYVTYLYEYEGALMELFARADAGNLPPESGQKIMDIQDMEISTKGKNLLQITITLPDEQDLVFIAAKRSEFVPR comes from the coding sequence ATGAAAAGAGATTACAAAGGAAGACATACTGTGGATATGCTTTTTGTCATAGCACTCCTTTTTCTGTTCGCAATGGGAGCGCTTATGCTTATTGCGCTCGGCTCAAGCATCTACAGGAGAGGCGTTGACACACTCTCCGGGAATTATGACAGAAGAACAGCATATGCATACATAACAGAAAAATTAAGACAATGTGATAAGCAGGGAAATATCAGCACAGACATTTTTAATAAATCAGGTGCACTTAGAATTGATACCATAGAAGGCGATGTAGCCTATGTCACATATCTCTATGAATATGAAGGTGCACTGATGGAGCTTTTTGCAAGAGCTGATGCCGGAAATCTCCCTCCGGAATCCGGACAGAAGATCATGGATATCCAGGATATGGAGATTTCTACGAAAGGCAAGAATTTACTACAGATAACCATCACTCTGCCGGATGAGCAGGACCTTGTTTTTATAGCAGCAAAGCGATCGGAATTCGTTCCGCGTTAG
- the fliY gene encoding flagellar motor switch phosphatase FliY, giving the protein MDQVLTNEQIDILGEIANISMGNSATTLSMMVNKKVDITTPNVSVIKRSESLDDYEKTCIFVQIHYVKGLTGNNVLILKENDVKVMTDLMMGGDGTNTNCEISDLHLSAVSEAMNQMMGAAATSLSMMLGIPTDISTPVVNRIDVDSVKIFEKSFETGYDNFVKIAFKMTIADLIDSIMVQLYPVQFAREMCDKFMAKE; this is encoded by the coding sequence ATGGATCAGGTACTTACAAATGAACAGATTGACATTTTAGGAGAAATTGCCAACATAAGTATGGGTAATTCTGCAACGACACTCAGTATGATGGTAAATAAGAAGGTTGATATTACAACGCCTAATGTGTCGGTAATCAAGAGGAGTGAATCACTGGATGACTATGAGAAAACCTGTATTTTTGTGCAGATACATTATGTAAAAGGACTTACAGGGAATAACGTTCTGATTCTTAAAGAAAATGACGTTAAGGTTATGACAGATCTTATGATGGGTGGCGACGGAACCAATACGAATTGCGAGATTTCGGATCTCCATTTATCTGCTGTTTCCGAAGCTATGAACCAGATGATGGGTGCAGCTGCCACATCTCTTTCGATGATGCTTGGAATACCTACAGATATCAGTACACCCGTTGTAAACAGGATCGATGTCGATAGCGTTAAGATTTTTGAGAAGAGTTTTGAAACGGGATATGATAATTTCGTAAAAATTGCTTTTAAAATGACTATTGCCGATCTCATAGATTCTATTATGGTGCAGCTCTATCCTGTTCAGTTTGCTCGCGAGATGTGCGATAAATTTATGGCAAAGGAATAA
- a CDS encoding ParA family protein, with translation MATIFVVANQKGGIGKSTTATNLAGILGKKKKTLLIDADPQGNSSSTYDAKIEDVATLYDVIIDSDKLPISEAIQHTENGDIVASDPLLVKAEKMLDGDLEGFYRLKDALDNLEGYEYVVIDTAPSLNIILYNCLIAADKVIIPVTADSYAMQGIQQLYDTIMSVKRRQNRELSIAGLLLVRYSGRSNLERETRENIEQIAKQMDTKLFKTVIRECVKTKEAQEARKLLIEYAPKCNTCLDYQDFAKELLKK, from the coding sequence ATGGCAACAATTTTTGTAGTCGCCAACCAAAAAGGCGGTATTGGAAAAAGTACAACGGCAACCAATCTTGCCGGAATTCTGGGGAAAAAGAAAAAAACACTTCTGATCGATGCTGATCCTCAGGGAAACAGCAGCAGCACATACGATGCAAAAATAGAAGATGTAGCAACACTTTACGATGTTATTATCGATTCAGATAAGCTTCCGATTTCCGAAGCAATTCAGCATACCGAAAACGGAGATATTGTCGCATCCGACCCTCTCCTTGTTAAAGCCGAGAAGATGCTTGACGGTGATCTCGAGGGATTCTACAGACTTAAGGATGCTCTTGATAATCTTGAAGGATATGAATATGTTGTGATAGACACTGCTCCGTCACTTAACATTATTTTATATAACTGCCTAATCGCTGCAGATAAGGTAATCATCCCGGTTACTGCAGATTCTTACGCAATGCAGGGTATTCAGCAGCTCTACGATACCATAATGTCCGTAAAGCGCAGGCAGAACAGAGAGCTCTCCATAGCAGGTCTTCTTCTCGTCAGATATTCCGGAAGATCCAATTTGGAGCGTGAAACCAGGGAAAATATAGAACAGATTGCAAAGCAGATGGATACAAAACTTTTCAAAACTGTTATCCGTGAATGTGTTAAGACCAAGGAGGCTCAGGAAGCCAGAAAGCTCCTTATCGAATATGCACCAAAGTGTAACACCTGTCTTGACTATCAGGACTTTGCAAAAGAATTATTAAAAAAGTAA